Proteins encoded in a region of the Streptomyces violaceoruber genome:
- the tgdA gene encoding transglycosylase TgdA, which translates to MGDGWTMRKMWVGAGVAVALGMGFVMLLVVGVYLVAGNLAGGGAGGGAKKLAKGSVPAVYQPIVQKWGNLCPAINPALLAAQLYQESGFDPKARSAATAQGIAQFIPGTWAVHGVDGDGDGDRDVWDPEDAIPSAASYDCSLASYVKSVPGNPTENMLASYNAGPDAVIRYQGVPPYEETRNYVKTITTLEKSFAAPTTRVDPSEQAAGAIAYAQKKLGTLYLWGGNGTPEQGGRFDCSGLTKAAYESVGIKLPRVANDQYNAGPHPGRDELLPGDLVFFSDDLTNSRAIRHVGIYVGGGYMIDAPRTGAVIRFDPIDTPDYFGATRVTEDGAKALPTTV; encoded by the coding sequence ATGGGGGATGGTTGGACCATGCGCAAGATGTGGGTCGGTGCCGGTGTCGCGGTCGCCCTGGGGATGGGCTTCGTGATGCTGCTCGTCGTGGGTGTCTACCTCGTCGCCGGGAACCTGGCCGGCGGCGGTGCGGGCGGCGGGGCCAAGAAGCTCGCCAAGGGGAGCGTGCCCGCGGTGTACCAGCCGATCGTGCAGAAGTGGGGCAATCTCTGCCCGGCCATCAACCCCGCGCTGCTCGCCGCCCAGTTGTACCAGGAGAGCGGGTTCGACCCGAAGGCCCGGAGCGCGGCGACGGCGCAGGGGATAGCGCAGTTCATTCCCGGGACGTGGGCCGTCCACGGTGTCGACGGCGACGGGGACGGCGACCGGGACGTGTGGGACCCCGAGGACGCGATCCCGTCGGCTGCTTCGTACGACTGCTCCCTCGCCTCCTACGTGAAGAGCGTGCCGGGCAATCCGACCGAGAACATGCTGGCCTCCTACAACGCGGGTCCCGACGCGGTGATCAGGTATCAGGGCGTGCCCCCGTACGAGGAGACCAGGAACTACGTCAAGACCATCACCACGCTGGAGAAGAGCTTCGCCGCGCCCACCACCCGGGTCGATCCGTCCGAGCAGGCCGCCGGCGCCATCGCCTACGCGCAGAAGAAGCTCGGGACGCTGTATCTGTGGGGAGGGAACGGGACGCCCGAGCAGGGCGGGCGGTTCGACTGTTCGGGGCTGACCAAGGCGGCGTACGAGAGTGTGGGGATCAAGCTGCCGCGGGTCGCCAACGACCAGTACAACGCGGGGCCCCATCCGGGGCGGGACGAACTGCTGCCGGGGGACCTGGTGTTCTTCTCGGACGACCTCACCAACTCGCGGGCCATCCGGCACGTGGGGATCTACGTGGGCGGTGGGTACATGATCGACGCGCCGCGGACGGGGGCCGTGATCCGGTTCGATCCGATCGACACCCCCGACTACTTCGGGGCCACCCGGGTGACCGAGGATGGCGCGAAAGCGCTGCCCACCACGGTGTGA
- a CDS encoding membrane protein, giving the protein MLFAADEGDINTIIGGIAPDWGPFGALGTEAKTMVQVVMAVAILLCLGIAIWGAAKQRIGATALRDTFSAEQGKGLIIAGLTGVFIIGSLGTLFTIVYGMAV; this is encoded by the coding sequence ATGCTCTTTGCGGCCGACGAGGGAGACATCAACACCATCATCGGGGGGATCGCTCCGGACTGGGGCCCCTTCGGTGCGCTGGGGACCGAGGCCAAGACGATGGTCCAGGTCGTCATGGCCGTCGCCATTCTGCTCTGCCTCGGCATCGCCATCTGGGGCGCCGCCAAGCAGCGCATCGGTGCCACCGCACTCCGGGACACCTTCAGCGCGGAGCAGGGCAAGGGCCTGATCATCGCGGGCCTGACCGGCGTGTTCATCATCGGCTCGCTCGGCACGCTCTTCACCATCGTGTACGGGATGGCCGTGTAA
- a CDS encoding SCO6880 family protein — MSHTVTPRRTYLIGRARPNAIVGRNRETGEIALIVAGAFLGMMCGLLVPVLTLRIVLLCGFPMLALAAVYVPYNHRTFYRWFEINRSYKRTLRRGTTYRSGAIEAGTRIDGREIEVGPPPGIGRISWLAAPFGPDEIAVLLHADRKTVTAAIEIEGPGVGLRDSEDQEALVDRFGTLLKHVANGDGFVTRIQMLARTLPADPDAHAKDVSQRGDEKSPPWLRQSYDQLQSMVSTSSEQHRAYLIACMHYNRELAAEAHTMARAARPHTGRKLDRDAGLAVVMARELTDICSRLQEADIRVRQPLGQGRLASLIHAMYDPDHPIDHIQAMTKRNAWPAELDAMEPTYLQAKTRESATRAPWCHATAWIKEWPMTPVGVNFLAPLLVHTPDVIRTVAVTMDLEPTEVAIERMLTEKTNDDAEASRAAKMNRTVDPRDIAAHGRLDQRGEDLASGAAGVNLVGYITVSSRTPEALARDKRTIRASAGKSYLKLEWCDREHHRAFVNTLPFATGIRR, encoded by the coding sequence ATGTCCCATACGGTCACGCCCCGCCGTACGTATCTGATCGGCCGCGCCCGACCGAACGCGATCGTCGGCCGCAATCGCGAGACCGGTGAGATCGCGCTGATCGTCGCGGGCGCGTTCCTCGGCATGATGTGCGGGCTCCTCGTCCCCGTCCTGACCCTGCGGATCGTGCTGCTCTGCGGATTCCCGATGCTCGCCCTGGCGGCGGTCTACGTGCCGTACAACCACCGCACGTTCTACCGGTGGTTCGAGATCAACCGCAGCTACAAGCGCACCCTCCGCCGGGGCACCACGTACCGCTCCGGCGCCATCGAGGCGGGCACCAGGATCGACGGCCGCGAGATCGAGGTCGGCCCGCCGCCCGGCATCGGCCGCATCTCCTGGCTGGCGGCGCCCTTCGGGCCCGACGAGATCGCCGTACTGCTGCACGCCGACCGCAAGACCGTGACGGCCGCCATCGAGATCGAGGGGCCCGGCGTCGGCCTGCGCGACTCCGAGGACCAGGAAGCCCTCGTCGACCGCTTCGGCACCCTGCTCAAGCACGTGGCCAACGGCGACGGCTTCGTCACCCGCATCCAGATGCTCGCCCGCACCCTCCCGGCCGACCCCGACGCACACGCCAAGGACGTCTCCCAGCGCGGCGACGAGAAGTCACCGCCGTGGCTGCGGCAGTCGTACGACCAGCTCCAGTCGATGGTGTCCACCAGCAGCGAGCAGCACCGCGCCTATCTGATCGCCTGCATGCACTACAACCGCGAGCTGGCCGCCGAGGCCCACACCATGGCCCGCGCCGCCCGCCCGCACACCGGCCGCAAGCTGGACCGGGACGCCGGGCTCGCGGTCGTCATGGCACGCGAACTGACCGACATCTGCTCCCGCCTCCAGGAAGCCGACATCCGCGTGCGCCAGCCGCTGGGCCAGGGCCGGCTCGCCTCCCTGATCCACGCCATGTACGACCCGGACCACCCCATCGACCACATCCAGGCGATGACCAAGCGCAACGCCTGGCCGGCCGAGCTGGACGCCATGGAGCCCACCTACCTCCAGGCCAAGACCCGCGAGTCCGCCACCCGCGCCCCCTGGTGCCACGCCACCGCCTGGATCAAGGAGTGGCCGATGACCCCGGTGGGCGTCAACTTCCTGGCTCCCCTCCTCGTCCACACCCCGGACGTGATCCGCACCGTCGCCGTCACGATGGACCTCGAACCCACCGAGGTCGCCATCGAGCGCATGCTGACCGAGAAGACCAACGACGACGCCGAGGCGTCCCGCGCCGCCAAGATGAACCGGACCGTGGACCCCCGCGACATCGCCGCCCACGGCCGCCTCGACCAGCGCGGCGAGGACCTCGCCAGCGGCGCGGCCGGCGTCAACCTGGTCGGCTACATCACCGTCTCCTCCCGCACCCCCGAGGCGCTGGCCCGCGACAAGCGGACGATAAGGGCATCGGCCGGGAAGTCGTACCTGAAACTGGAGTGGTGCGACCGTGAGCACCATCGCGCCTTCGTGAACACTCTTCCGTTCGCCACCGGCATCCGAAGGTAG
- a CDS encoding ATP-binding protein codes for MRDPLTVLTDAFTSFLFGKVETTRLPVRTSTGQAQAVYLPTAAPGLGDSGVIIGREVYSGKGYIYDPFQLYGQQLPAPHWLVLGESGNGKSALEKTYVLRQLRFRDRQVVVLDAQGEDGVGEWNLIAEELGITPIRLDPMAALDHGIRLNPLDPAITTTGQLALLRTIIEVAMGHGLDERSGFALKVAHAYVNETIVERQPVLTDIVERLRHPEPESAEAMNVAIDDVRAWGLDVALVLDRLVDGDLRGMFDGPTTVGIDLDAPLIVFDLSHIDRNSIAMPILMAIVGVWLEHTWIRPDRKKRIFLVEEAWHIINSPFVAQLFQRLLKFGRRLGLSFVAVVHHLSDVVDGAAAREAAAILKMASTRTIYAQKADEARATGRVLGLPRWAVEIIPSLTPGIAVWDVNGNVQVVKHLITETERPLVFTDRAMTESSADHLTDDALRAAELEAEERAAAFMEQHIGDSSESTVA; via the coding sequence ATGCGGGACCCGCTGACCGTCCTCACCGACGCCTTCACGTCCTTCCTCTTCGGGAAGGTGGAGACGACCCGCCTCCCCGTCCGCACGTCCACCGGACAGGCCCAGGCCGTCTACCTGCCGACGGCCGCCCCCGGCCTCGGCGACTCCGGCGTGATCATCGGCCGCGAGGTCTACTCCGGCAAGGGCTACATCTACGACCCCTTCCAGCTCTACGGCCAGCAGCTCCCCGCCCCGCACTGGCTGGTGCTCGGGGAGTCGGGGAACGGCAAGTCGGCCCTCGAGAAGACGTACGTCCTGCGCCAGCTCCGCTTCCGCGACCGCCAGGTCGTCGTCCTGGACGCCCAGGGCGAGGACGGCGTCGGCGAGTGGAACCTCATCGCCGAGGAGCTGGGCATAACTCCCATCCGCCTCGACCCGATGGCCGCCCTGGACCACGGCATCCGCCTCAACCCCCTCGACCCGGCGATCACCACGACGGGCCAGCTGGCGCTGCTCCGGACGATCATCGAGGTCGCCATGGGCCACGGCCTGGACGAGCGCTCCGGCTTCGCCCTCAAGGTCGCCCACGCCTACGTCAACGAGACCATCGTCGAACGCCAGCCGGTCCTCACCGACATCGTCGAGCGGCTCCGCCACCCCGAGCCGGAGTCCGCCGAGGCGATGAACGTCGCCATAGACGACGTACGGGCCTGGGGCCTGGACGTGGCGCTGGTCCTCGACCGGCTCGTCGACGGCGACCTGCGCGGCATGTTCGACGGCCCGACGACCGTCGGCATCGACCTCGACGCCCCGCTGATCGTCTTCGACCTCTCCCACATCGACCGCAACTCCATCGCGATGCCCATCCTCATGGCCATCGTGGGCGTCTGGCTGGAGCACACCTGGATCCGCCCCGACCGGAAGAAGCGCATCTTCCTGGTCGAGGAGGCCTGGCACATCATCAACAGCCCCTTCGTGGCGCAGCTGTTCCAGCGGCTCCTGAAGTTCGGGCGCCGGCTCGGCCTGTCCTTCGTGGCGGTGGTGCACCACCTGTCCGACGTCGTCGACGGGGCGGCCGCGAGAGAGGCCGCCGCCATCCTCAAAATGGCCTCCACCCGCACCATCTACGCCCAGAAGGCCGACGAGGCACGCGCCACCGGCCGCGTCCTCGGCCTGCCCCGCTGGGCGGTGGAGATCATTCCCTCCCTGACCCCCGGCATCGCGGTCTGGGACGTCAACGGCAACGTCCAGGTGGTCAAACACCTGATCACCGAGACCGAACGCCCCCTGGTCTTCACCGACCGCGCGATGACCGAGTCCTCCGCCGACCACCTGACCGACGACGCCCTGCGCGCCGCGGAGCTGGAGGCGGAGGAACGGGCGGCGGCCTTCATGGAGCAGCACATCGGCGACTCGTCGGAATCGACGGTGGCATAG
- a CDS encoding type IV secretory system conjugative DNA transfer family protein: MRPDDRRDQRPAQGGIPDGLLIGILAFLLGMTLLVWTATGLSALFAHGAWPDGVSFTGTPQAMRQLIAEPHDIPGAWPDAPEGALSGYGLFWGLFIGQLMVLVVLTVFVMGTVARWRAVRQRHREQPTPAPAPAPAPAPPAAPVAQETPVQEPSRHEVPTPRAPHQDPALETEPPASAANGKRLGGWETHRAEGAVHYGPGESRHSTAVQTLRDAEGAALVITSNPALWSETKDARAKLGPTHLYDPNHLCDTPARVHWSPTGGCEDRQTATARAAALLTPVRPTARLDQAIGDTAELLLRSYLHAAAIDGRTIRHVHRWSQGLQVQDAVRILRTHPKAAPGSAGELEGSLTAHPERRDMAQQLTARALAALSTVNIREACTPNRTDALALDSFVHEQGTLYVVGESIEDPRTSPGAMPLLTALVSSVVERGRRMAERSSSGRLDPPMTLVLDDVAAVAPLPQLPDLLADGTDAGMPTLALLRSREQGRARWPHDELPV; the protein is encoded by the coding sequence ATGAGACCGGACGACCGCCGCGATCAGCGGCCGGCCCAGGGCGGCATCCCCGACGGCCTGCTGATCGGCATACTGGCCTTCCTCCTCGGCATGACCCTGCTGGTCTGGACGGCGACCGGCCTGTCCGCCCTGTTCGCCCACGGCGCCTGGCCCGACGGCGTCAGCTTCACCGGCACCCCGCAGGCCATGCGCCAACTGATCGCCGAGCCGCACGACATCCCGGGCGCGTGGCCGGACGCCCCGGAGGGGGCGCTGTCCGGGTACGGGTTGTTCTGGGGGCTGTTCATCGGCCAGCTGATGGTGCTGGTGGTGCTGACGGTGTTCGTGATGGGCACGGTGGCGCGGTGGCGCGCGGTACGACAGCGACACCGCGAGCAGCCGACACCAGCACCGGCACCGGCACCGGCACCGGCACCGCCGGCAGCACCGGTGGCGCAGGAGACGCCGGTCCAGGAGCCCTCGCGGCACGAGGTGCCCACCCCCAGGGCGCCGCACCAGGACCCGGCTCTGGAAACCGAGCCCCCAGCCTCTGCGGCCAACGGCAAACGGTTGGGTGGGTGGGAAACACACCGCGCCGAAGGCGCGGTGCACTACGGCCCCGGGGAGAGCCGCCACTCAACCGCCGTCCAAACCCTGCGGGACGCGGAGGGCGCCGCCCTCGTCATCACCTCCAACCCCGCCCTGTGGTCGGAGACCAAGGACGCCCGCGCCAAACTCGGCCCCACCCACCTCTACGACCCGAACCACCTCTGCGACACCCCCGCCCGCGTCCACTGGTCCCCCACCGGGGGCTGCGAGGACAGACAGACGGCCACTGCCAGAGCGGCCGCCCTGCTCACCCCCGTCCGCCCCACCGCCCGCCTCGACCAGGCGATCGGCGACACCGCCGAACTGCTGCTGCGCAGCTACCTCCACGCCGCCGCCATCGACGGCCGCACCATCCGCCACGTCCACCGCTGGTCCCAGGGCCTCCAGGTCCAGGACGCCGTCCGCATCCTGCGTACCCACCCCAAGGCCGCCCCCGGCTCCGCGGGCGAACTCGAAGGGTCCCTTACCGCCCACCCCGAGCGCCGGGACATGGCCCAGCAGCTCACCGCCCGGGCCCTCGCCGCGCTCTCCACGGTCAATATCCGCGAGGCGTGCACTCCCAACCGAACTGATGCCCTCGCCTTGGATTCCTTCGTCCACGAACAGGGCACCCTTTACGTGGTGGGTGAATCCATTGAGGATCCCCGTACGAGCCCGGGCGCGATGCCGCTGCTGACGGCGCTCGTCTCCAGCGTGGTCGAGCGCGGCCGGCGCATGGCCGAACGGTCATCCTCCGGTCGCCTCGACCCACCAATGACGCTCGTCCTGGACGACGTCGCGGCCGTCGCCCCGCTGCCCCAGCTCCCGGACCTGCTCGCCGACGGCACGGACGCGGGCATGCCGACCCTGGCCCTGCTCCGCTCCCGCGAACAGGGCCGCGCCCGCTGGCCCCACGACGAACTGCCCGTCTGA
- a CDS encoding GNAT family N-acetyltransferase: MSASVPGDYVIRSIRADEWPAVKELRLRALRDPVADLAYLETYEEAAARPDSYWQERAVRGAEGAAEAQQVVAVGPGGLWLGTLTVLVEEAGTTDWAGFPVERRQGHVVGVFVRPEWRGSGLTKALFDAGLEWGWANGVERMRLIVHPGNTRAQGAYRKAGFVPSGRTVPLEGGPGDHELEYVLER, translated from the coding sequence ATGAGTGCCTCGGTCCCCGGTGACTACGTGATCCGTTCCATACGCGCCGACGAGTGGCCCGCGGTGAAGGAGCTGCGGCTGCGTGCGCTGCGGGACCCGGTCGCGGATCTCGCGTACCTGGAAACGTACGAGGAAGCCGCCGCGCGGCCGGACTCCTACTGGCAGGAGCGGGCGGTCCGTGGCGCCGAGGGGGCCGCCGAGGCGCAGCAGGTCGTTGCCGTGGGACCCGGCGGGCTGTGGCTCGGCACGCTGACCGTGCTCGTGGAGGAGGCCGGGACGACGGACTGGGCCGGGTTCCCGGTGGAGCGGCGGCAGGGTCATGTCGTCGGGGTGTTCGTACGGCCCGAGTGGCGGGGGAGCGGGCTGACCAAGGCGCTGTTCGACGCCGGTCTCGAGTGGGGGTGGGCGAACGGCGTCGAGCGGATGCGGCTCATCGTGCATCCCGGCAACACGCGGGCACAGGGGGCCTACCGCAAGGCGGGGTTCGTGCCGAGCGGGCGGACGGTGCCGCTGGAGGGCGGGCCCGGGGACCACGAGTTGGAGTACGTGCTCGAGCGCTGA
- a CDS encoding sensor histidine kinase — MEPVKPVPEDRAAEPVTEYVQRVNRRIRAFDHRHPLLWDLTLTGFWVLAALVDGTGDGWRSVAHDPGVPVGLVLVLSLALSVPVVWRRSHPRGALLVTLPAALVSAWSGAALQAALLQLLLVHHIALRLPLRNLWWAVAVVAAPTCVSVARYGDSAGSWNQQLGSQLVAIGVAALIGITVRTRRGYTEALEDRARRLETERDQQVRLAAAAERARIAREMHDIIGHNLSVITGLADGGRYAAAKSPDRAAQALDAIGTTSRQALGELRRLLDVLRDDDQDGTGPEPELAPQPALTDLARLLDGVRRAGLPVRTSVKGEPALPEGRQLTLYRVIQEALTNTLKHAGPDATAHIELSYGSGGAATLTVTDTGRAAPLPSRTPSGGRGLPGMRERTSLYGGTLEAGPRPAPEQGWRVHLHLPEESPQ, encoded by the coding sequence ATGGAGCCCGTGAAGCCGGTGCCGGAAGACCGAGCCGCCGAACCCGTCACCGAGTACGTCCAGCGCGTCAACCGGCGGATCCGCGCCTTCGACCACCGCCATCCGCTCCTGTGGGACCTCACCCTCACCGGCTTCTGGGTCCTGGCCGCCCTCGTCGACGGGACCGGCGACGGCTGGCGCAGCGTCGCCCACGACCCCGGCGTCCCCGTCGGCCTCGTCCTCGTGCTCAGCCTCGCCCTCTCCGTCCCCGTCGTCTGGCGCCGCAGCCACCCCCGGGGTGCCCTCCTCGTCACGCTGCCCGCGGCGCTGGTGAGCGCATGGTCGGGCGCCGCCCTCCAGGCCGCCCTGCTGCAACTCCTCCTCGTCCACCACATCGCCCTGCGCCTGCCGCTGCGCAACCTCTGGTGGGCGGTGGCCGTGGTGGCCGCGCCGACCTGTGTCTCGGTCGCCCGCTACGGGGACAGCGCGGGCTCCTGGAACCAGCAGCTCGGCTCGCAGCTCGTCGCCATCGGCGTGGCCGCCCTCATCGGCATCACCGTGCGCACCCGGCGCGGCTACACCGAAGCCCTGGAGGACCGCGCCCGCCGCCTGGAGACGGAACGCGACCAGCAGGTCCGGCTCGCCGCCGCCGCCGAACGCGCGCGCATAGCCAGGGAGATGCACGACATCATCGGCCACAACCTCTCCGTCATCACCGGCCTCGCCGACGGCGGCCGCTACGCCGCCGCCAAGTCCCCGGACCGCGCCGCCCAGGCCCTCGACGCCATCGGCACCACCAGCCGCCAGGCGCTCGGCGAACTCCGCCGCCTCCTGGACGTCCTGCGCGACGACGACCAGGACGGCACCGGCCCGGAGCCCGAACTGGCCCCGCAGCCCGCCCTCACGGACCTCGCCCGTCTCCTCGACGGCGTACGCCGGGCCGGCCTCCCCGTCCGCACGTCCGTCAAGGGGGAGCCCGCCCTCCCCGAGGGCCGCCAGCTCACCCTCTACCGCGTCATCCAGGAAGCCCTCACCAACACCCTCAAACACGCCGGTCCCGACGCCACCGCCCACATCGAGCTGTCCTACGGGTCGGGCGGCGCCGCCACCCTCACCGTCACCGACACGGGCCGGGCGGCCCCGCTCCCCTCCCGCACGCCGTCCGGCGGCCGCGGCCTGCCGGGGATGCGTGAACGGACCTCCCTGTACGGAGGCACACTTGAGGCCGGCCCGCGCCCGGCCCCCGAGCAGGGGTGGCGCGTCCATCTGCACCTACCGGAGGAATCCCCGCAGTGA
- a CDS encoding response regulator, whose product MTTVLIADDQPLQRFGFRMLLESQDDMTVVGEAANGAEAARMAAELHPDVVLMDVRMPGLDGIEATRRIVAGGGRSRVLILTTFDLDEYAYSGLRAGASGFLVKDALPEELLSGIRAVATGDAVVAPSLTRRLLDAYVHHLPAAGTRDHTPGSPDPRLSPLTERETEILRVMGQGWTNTEIAERLHLAESTVKTHVGRILAKTGSRDRVQAVILAYETKLVG is encoded by the coding sequence GTGACCACCGTCCTCATCGCCGACGACCAGCCCCTCCAGCGCTTCGGCTTCCGCATGCTCCTGGAGAGCCAGGACGACATGACGGTCGTGGGCGAGGCGGCCAACGGTGCCGAAGCGGCCCGGATGGCGGCCGAACTCCACCCCGACGTCGTCCTCATGGACGTCCGCATGCCCGGCCTGGACGGCATCGAGGCGACCCGCCGCATCGTCGCGGGCGGCGGCCGCAGCCGCGTCCTCATCCTCACCACCTTCGACCTGGACGAGTACGCCTACTCAGGCCTGCGCGCCGGCGCCTCCGGCTTCCTGGTCAAGGACGCCCTGCCGGAGGAACTCCTCTCCGGCATCCGCGCGGTGGCCACAGGCGACGCGGTGGTCGCCCCGAGCCTCACCCGCCGCCTGCTCGACGCCTACGTCCACCACCTGCCGGCCGCCGGCACACGGGACCACACGCCCGGGTCCCCCGATCCGCGCCTGTCCCCACTCACCGAACGCGAGACCGAGATCCTGCGCGTCATGGGCCAGGGCTGGACCAACACGGAGATAGCCGAGCGTCTCCACCTCGCCGAGTCCACGGTGAAAACACACGTGGGCCGCATCCTGGCGAAGACGGGCTCCAGGGACCGTGTCCAGGCGGTCATCCTGGCCTATGAAACAAAGCTGGTGGGCTAG